One part of the Candidatus Borreliella tachyglossi genome encodes these proteins:
- the cyaB gene encoding class IV adenylate cyclase: MLEIESKAFIPKNELRRILKLANKKFRFIKEEVKNDTYYCDTKKTIRIRKFNTSGEIVTFKVKSLDGDIEVNKEIEFRVDDINNFILFLEEINFKILYKKLKKSLIYKKDTLNIEINEIDNLGFFLEVEKIIYDQSELNLAKTEIYEIMKEFQLNNNIEKKSYYELISANKSKK; the protein is encoded by the coding sequence ATGCTAGAAATTGAATCTAAGGCGTTCATTCCAAAAAATGAACTTAGGAGAATTCTAAAATTAGCCAATAAAAAGTTCCGATTTATTAAAGAAGAAGTTAAAAATGATACCTACTACTGCGACACAAAAAAAACAATTAGAATAAGAAAGTTTAATACCTCAGGAGAGATTGTAACATTTAAGGTCAAATCTTTAGATGGTGATATAGAAGTCAATAAGGAAATTGAATTTAGAGTAGACGACATAAATAATTTTATATTGTTCCTAGAGGAAATCAATTTCAAAATACTATACAAAAAACTTAAAAAAAGTCTAATTTATAAAAAAGATACCCTAAATATAGAAATCAATGAAATTGATAATCTTGGCTTTTTCTTAGAAGTAGAAAAAATAATTTATGATCAGAGTGAATTAAATCTGGCTAAAACAGAAATCTACGAAATAATGAAAGAATTTCAACTAAACAACAATATTGAAAAAAAATCTTACTACGAATTAATATCAGCTAACAAGTCTAAGAAATAA
- a CDS encoding TrkH family potassium uptake protein: MLKFEFSDRFFLFSYFILIMFLGSLLLSLPIAWNGEEKLEYIDALFTSVSAVSITGLVTVKMENFSTFGFIVIMMLIQFGGLGFITMTTFYLLIPKRKLKLADARIIKQYSLSNIEYNPIKILKSILLVTFLIELIGLILILVCFKLRGVSISFLEALFTAISAFCNAGFSMHSESIYAWRDVPEAIVVIAILIICGGLGFMVYRDVTNTIKYRKKLSLHAKIVFLLSFFLVVFGAIIFFFSEIHKLKEGYSCGTLILNSIFYSISTRTAGFNYLENSTITGRTQMLSLPFMFIGGAPGSTAGGIKITTFFLIVLAAIKAQDGNGYIIGSYKVSIDSIRFALLFFVRAVFILCFSFFMILATEGGGNWRVIDLGYEVFSAFGTVGFSVGVTQDLSFLGKIIIIFTMFAGRIGLFSMTIFVSRRSRFEEFTRPRQDILVG; the protein is encoded by the coding sequence ATGTTGAAATTTGAGTTTAGTGATAGGTTTTTTCTTTTTAGTTATTTTATCTTGATTATGTTTTTGGGATCTCTTTTGTTGTCATTACCTATTGCTTGGAATGGTGAGGAAAAATTAGAGTACATAGATGCTCTCTTTACATCCGTATCTGCTGTTAGCATTACGGGTCTTGTTACTGTTAAAATGGAGAATTTTTCTACCTTTGGATTTATAGTTATAATGATGTTGATACAATTTGGAGGACTTGGGTTTATAACTATGACCACTTTTTATTTGCTTATTCCTAAGCGCAAGTTGAAGTTGGCAGATGCTAGAATAATAAAGCAATACTCTCTTTCAAATATTGAGTACAATCCCATTAAGATTTTAAAAAGTATACTTTTGGTAACTTTTTTAATTGAACTAATTGGACTAATATTAATATTAGTATGTTTTAAACTTAGGGGTGTTAGTATTTCATTTCTTGAGGCCTTGTTTACGGCAATTTCAGCATTTTGTAATGCAGGATTTTCTATGCATTCTGAAAGTATTTATGCTTGGCGTGATGTCCCTGAGGCTATAGTTGTCATTGCTATTTTGATTATTTGTGGAGGGCTTGGGTTTATGGTATATCGTGATGTTACTAATACTATTAAATATCGAAAAAAACTTTCTCTTCATGCTAAAATTGTTTTTTTACTTAGTTTTTTTTTGGTTGTTTTTGGGGCAATTATATTCTTTTTCTCAGAAATTCATAAACTTAAGGAGGGTTATTCTTGCGGAACTCTTATATTGAATTCAATATTTTATTCAATAAGTACAAGAACGGCTGGTTTTAATTATCTTGAAAATTCTACAATTACAGGTAGAACCCAGATGCTTTCCTTACCATTTATGTTCATTGGTGGTGCACCTGGATCAACAGCTGGAGGAATCAAGATTACTACCTTTTTTTTAATTGTGCTTGCGGCAATAAAAGCTCAGGATGGTAATGGTTATATTATTGGTTCATATAAAGTTTCGATTGATAGCATAAGATTTGCTCTTTTGTTTTTTGTAAGAGCTGTTTTTATTCTATGTTTTTCATTTTTTATGATTCTTGCTACTGAGGGCGGAGGTAATTGGAGAGTGATTGATTTAGGATATGAGGTTTTTTCTGCTTTTGGGACTGTTGGGTTTTCAGTTGGTGTTACCCAGGATTTGTCATTTTTGGGTAAAATAATTATAATTTTTACTATGTTTGCAGGTCGGATAGGTCTTTTTTCTATGACGATTTTTGTTTCTCGGAGATCTCGTTTTGAAGAATTTACAAGACCAAGACAAGATATTCTGGTAGGTTAG
- a CDS encoding potassium channel family protein, whose translation MKTFVIIGLSNLGIHLLEDLSKLDCQIIIVDTSKELVEGYDVIATESFILDQFTKNALKKIIPVDTDAVIIDFDDDLGKSALVTHYCNLLGVREIYVKTEDRDDAEILKTLGATKIIFPSKDAARRLTPLLVSPNLSTYNIIGYDIIVAETVIPKEYVGKTLLEADLRREKGITVIAVRNLSNSRYEFVDGDYFFLKDDKIVICGKPDSIENFTNNKDLIKDLIAASKAEETSYKSESKRLGFLRFFDFMKKFNKDKKND comes from the coding sequence GTGAAGACATTTGTTATTATTGGCCTTAGCAACTTAGGAATTCATCTTCTTGAAGATTTGAGTAAACTTGATTGTCAAATTATTATTGTTGACACGTCAAAGGAGTTAGTTGAAGGATATGATGTTATTGCTACAGAAAGTTTTATTCTTGATCAATTTACTAAAAATGCTTTAAAAAAAATAATTCCTGTAGATACTGATGCTGTTATTATTGATTTTGATGATGACCTTGGAAAGAGTGCTCTTGTTACTCATTATTGTAATCTTTTAGGTGTAAGGGAGATATATGTTAAAACTGAAGATAGGGATGATGCTGAGATATTAAAGACTCTTGGAGCTACAAAAATTATATTCCCAAGTAAGGATGCTGCAAGAAGATTGACTCCGCTATTAGTTTCGCCTAATCTTTCAACATACAATATAATTGGCTATGATATTATTGTTGCTGAGACTGTTATTCCTAAGGAATATGTTGGCAAAACCCTTCTTGAAGCTGATCTGAGAAGAGAGAAGGGTATTACTGTTATTGCAGTTAGAAATTTAAGTAATTCTAGGTATGAATTTGTAGATGGGGATTATTTTTTTTTAAAAGATGATAAAATTGTGATTTGTGGTAAACCTGACAGCATTGAGAATTTTACAAATAATAAGGATTTAATCAAGGATTTAATTGCGGCTTCTAAAGCAGAAGAGACTTCTTACAAGTCGGAATCTAAAAGATTGGGATTCTTAAGGTTTTTTGATTTCATGAAAAAGTTTAATAAGGATAAGAAAAACGATTAA
- a CDS encoding nucleotide-binding protein, which translates to MTKIIPVASGKGGVGKTSFVANIGYKLSSLGKTVILIDLDLGGSNLHTCLGVKNTGTGIGSFINKREKDFSNLIVETPYDRLYLIPGDALYAGTANLPFPIKKKIIDSIQRDLVADFIFIDLGSGTSYNTVDFYLAAYSGIIVTVPETPSILNAYSFLKNALYRLLYLGFPAKSPEREYISNFFKDKIEGTNVKFKDLVTGIELISLSSSLKIKKMMNNFYPRVVLNRIEASEEIAMCENLMNVVKNNINIPIEFIGFVPFAKSFRKSVNNRIPFVDFDKNSKLNKYFEFISGNLIKSPVEGSPYIYDDIYDMIKDQSKFIRK; encoded by the coding sequence ATGACTAAGATTATTCCTGTTGCAAGTGGGAAAGGAGGTGTTGGAAAGACATCTTTTGTTGCTAATATTGGCTATAAACTTTCGAGTTTAGGAAAGACTGTAATACTTATTGATCTTGATCTTGGTGGTTCTAACCTACATACATGCTTAGGAGTTAAGAATACCGGTACTGGAATAGGTTCTTTTATCAATAAGCGTGAAAAGGACTTCTCGAATTTAATTGTTGAAACTCCTTATGATAGGCTTTATCTAATACCAGGAGATGCTCTTTATGCGGGAACGGCCAATCTCCCTTTTCCTATCAAAAAGAAGATAATAGACTCGATTCAAAGAGATCTTGTTGCAGATTTTATTTTCATAGATTTAGGTTCAGGCACATCTTACAACACAGTAGATTTTTATTTGGCAGCTTATAGTGGTATAATTGTAACTGTTCCAGAAACCCCTTCAATACTTAATGCTTATTCGTTTTTAAAGAATGCACTTTATCGACTTTTATATTTAGGATTTCCTGCTAAGAGCCCTGAGCGTGAATATATTAGTAATTTTTTTAAAGATAAAATAGAGGGTACAAATGTTAAATTTAAAGATTTAGTTACAGGAATTGAGCTTATATCTTTAAGTTCGTCGCTTAAGATAAAAAAGATGATGAATAATTTTTATCCCAGAGTTGTACTTAATAGAATAGAAGCTAGTGAAGAAATAGCTATGTGTGAGAATTTAATGAATGTTGTTAAGAATAATATTAATATACCAATAGAATTTATTGGTTTTGTTCCATTTGCAAAAAGTTTTAGGAAGTCTGTTAACAATAGAATTCCTTTTGTTGATTTTGATAAAAATTCAAAACTCAATAAGTACTTTGAGTTTATTTCGGGTAATTTAATTAAATCTCCTGTTGAAGGTTCTCCGTATATTTACGATGATATATACGATATGATTAAAGATCAAAGTAAATTTATTAGGAAGTAA
- a CDS encoding ATP-dependent 6-phosphofructokinase produces MYRLRDKDLDFRIESLGECKQDNPLIDFYASESHIHFADKTNKIRFSIYKNEEGCDKYEDILLEKAGPRDKIYFIPRHVKAAITTCGGLCPGFNDVIRAIVRTLWKIYGVRNIYGVKFGYQGLLPDSSSPFVELNPDVVDDINQFGGTILGSSRGGIKPVEIVDTLERMNINMLFNIGGDGTQKGSILIAEEIDRRNLKIAVVGIPKTVDNDFMFVQKSFGFETAVEQAVAAVAGAHFEANSAYNGIGLVKVMGRDSGFIAAYTALSSNDVNFCLIPELDFDIEGSNGLLAHLEKRLLAKESLDEIPHAVILIAEGAGQKYFDHDSRRKDDSGNLLYEDIGLYIKDKIKEYFKAKNIPITLKYIDPSYIIRSSPANASDSLYCARLGSNAVHAAMAGKTKLLISLWSTKFVHIPIQMAVIDRNKVNINGSFWRDVLASTGQPFSMKN; encoded by the coding sequence ATGTATAGGCTTAGGGATAAGGATTTGGATTTTAGAATAGAAAGTTTAGGAGAGTGCAAACAAGATAATCCTTTAATTGATTTTTATGCTAGCGAGAGTCATATTCACTTTGCTGATAAGACTAATAAGATTAGATTTAGTATTTATAAGAATGAAGAGGGTTGTGATAAATATGAGGATATTCTTTTAGAGAAAGCTGGGCCTAGGGATAAAATTTATTTTATCCCTAGGCATGTTAAGGCAGCTATTACTACTTGTGGAGGCCTTTGTCCTGGTTTTAATGATGTTATTCGCGCAATTGTTAGGACATTATGGAAAATATATGGAGTTCGTAATATTTATGGAGTTAAATTTGGATATCAAGGACTCTTGCCAGATTCTAGCTCACCTTTTGTTGAACTTAATCCTGATGTAGTGGATGATATTAACCAGTTTGGAGGTACAATACTTGGCTCATCAAGAGGTGGAATTAAACCTGTTGAAATAGTTGATACTTTAGAGAGAATGAATATTAACATGCTCTTTAATATTGGTGGAGATGGAACACAGAAGGGATCTATTTTAATTGCTGAGGAAATAGATAGGAGAAATTTAAAGATTGCTGTTGTCGGAATCCCAAAGACGGTTGATAATGATTTTATGTTTGTGCAAAAATCTTTTGGATTTGAAACAGCTGTAGAGCAAGCAGTTGCTGCTGTTGCTGGTGCACACTTTGAGGCTAATAGTGCTTATAATGGGATTGGACTTGTTAAGGTTATGGGTAGAGATTCTGGATTTATTGCTGCTTATACTGCCTTGTCTTCTAATGATGTTAATTTTTGCTTAATACCAGAATTGGACTTTGATATTGAGGGTTCTAATGGCCTTCTTGCGCATCTTGAGAAGAGACTTTTAGCAAAAGAGAGTTTGGATGAAATTCCTCATGCAGTAATATTAATAGCAGAGGGAGCAGGACAAAAATATTTTGATCATGATAGTCGTAGAAAAGATGATTCTGGTAATTTGCTTTATGAGGATATTGGACTTTATATTAAAGATAAGATTAAGGAGTATTTTAAGGCTAAAAATATTCCAATTACTCTTAAGTACATTGATCCTAGTTATATTATTAGAAGTTCTCCAGCTAATGCTAGTGATTCTCTTTATTGCGCTCGTCTTGGTTCAAATGCTGTTCATGCTGCTATGGCGGGTAAGACTAAGTTGTTGATTAGTTTGTGGAGTACAAAATTTGTACATATTCCAATACAGATGGCAGTAATTGACAGAAATAAAGTGAATATAAATGGTTCTTTCTGGAGAGATGTTCTTGCAAGTACTGGTCAGCCATTTAGTATGAAGAATTAA
- a CDS encoding CoA-disulfide reductase: MKIIIIGGTAAGTSAAAKAKRINKELNITIYEKTTTTSFGACGLPYFIGGFFDEPKNMIARTPVEFENNGISVYTEHEVLAVDIKNNTLTIKNLKTGTIFNDTYDKLMIATGGNPIIPPISNIKLNNFYTLRTMQDGKEIREQFEKKEINEIVIIGAGYIGIEMVEAAKNRGKNVRIIQLDKRILTESFDKEITNIMEEELSKNNVLVHTDEFVKSLIGTERVEGVITNKSEYKADLIILSTGIRPATEFLEGQLETLKNGAIIVNEYGETSVKNIFSAGDCATIYNMVSKQDDYIPLATTANKLGKIIGENLTDQRVSFKGTLGSASIKVLSLEAARTGLTEEAALRLGIKCRTVFIKDKNHTSYYPNQEDLYIKIIYNEETKEIIGAQIIGKNGAAIRLHALSLAIYSNLTTNELGMMDFAYSPPFSKAWDALNVAGNAAK; this comes from the coding sequence ATGAAGATAATAATTATTGGTGGAACTGCCGCAGGCACTAGCGCTGCTGCAAAAGCAAAAAGAATCAATAAAGAGTTAAATATCACTATTTATGAAAAAACTACTACTACATCCTTTGGCGCTTGTGGATTACCTTATTTCATTGGCGGCTTCTTTGATGAACCAAAAAACATGATAGCTAGAACACCTGTTGAATTTGAAAACAATGGAATATCAGTATACACTGAACATGAAGTCTTGGCAGTAGATATAAAAAATAACACTCTTACAATCAAAAATCTAAAAACAGGTACAATATTTAATGATACTTACGATAAGCTCATGATTGCAACAGGCGGGAATCCTATTATTCCTCCAATTAGCAATATTAAATTAAATAATTTTTATACTTTAAGAACCATGCAAGACGGGAAAGAAATAAGAGAACAGTTTGAAAAAAAAGAAATAAATGAAATAGTAATCATTGGGGCTGGATATATCGGAATTGAAATGGTAGAAGCCGCTAAAAATCGAGGAAAAAACGTAAGAATTATCCAACTAGATAAGCGAATATTAACTGAATCGTTTGATAAAGAAATTACTAATATCATGGAAGAAGAACTAAGCAAAAACAATGTTTTAGTTCACACAGATGAGTTTGTAAAAAGCTTAATAGGGACAGAAAGAGTTGAAGGAGTCATTACAAACAAATCTGAATATAAGGCAGATCTTATAATTCTTTCTACTGGAATACGTCCTGCCACTGAATTCTTAGAAGGTCAACTTGAAACTTTAAAAAACGGTGCAATCATTGTCAACGAATATGGCGAAACTAGTGTAAAAAATATTTTTTCTGCAGGGGATTGTGCTACAATATATAATATGGTAAGCAAGCAGGATGATTATATTCCTCTTGCAACAACGGCTAACAAGCTAGGGAAAATAATTGGTGAAAATTTAACAGATCAACGCGTCTCTTTTAAAGGAACGCTTGGGTCTGCATCTATTAAGGTTTTATCTCTTGAAGCAGCAAGAACTGGTCTTACAGAAGAAGCCGCCTTAAGACTTGGAATAAAATGCAGAACAGTATTCATTAAAGATAAAAATCACACAAGCTATTATCCAAATCAAGAAGATTTATATATTAAGATAATCTATAATGAAGAAACAAAAGAAATTATCGGAGCACAAATAATTGGTAAAAATGGAGCTGCAATAAGATTACATGCATTATCTCTTGCAATTTATTCAAATCTTACAACAAATGAACTTGGAATGATGGATTTTGCATATTCTCCACCCTTCTCAAAAGCTTGGGATGCACTAAATGTTGCAGGCAACGCAGCAAAATAA
- a CDS encoding L-cystine transporter: MDMTVIYILLNITIMLSLIGMLFFLHKNHISFTKRVFIALGLGIAFGISLKYFYASEPTIVKETIKWTNILGTGYIRLLKMIVIPLITVSIISAIVKLTNSKDVWKMSSTVILVLVFTAGIAAIIGIYTSLLFNLTAEGLQSSTDEIAHGTKLSQSLERLNQTSIAQKLSELIPENIFEDMAGMRPSSTIGVVIFSALIGIAALRVARKKPESIEFFKQIVSTGQDLISGVLILILKLTPYAILTMITKILATSDASSIIKLGKFVLASYFAIGITILMHMTLIAFNRLNPIIFIKKAFPVLTFAFISRSSSATIPVNVEIQTEQLGVSEGIANLSSSFGASIGQNGCAALHPAMLAIMIAPTQGINPMDPSFILQLLGIIIITSFGVAGAGGGATMASLMVLSSMNLPVELVGLLISIEPLIDMGRTSANVSDSMVAGVITAKKLNQLDINIYNSKNEV, encoded by the coding sequence ATGGATATGACAGTAATCTACATATTATTAAATATCACAATCATGCTTTCTCTAATAGGAATGCTATTCTTTCTGCACAAAAACCATATCTCATTTACAAAAAGAGTATTTATAGCACTAGGTTTAGGAATAGCCTTTGGTATATCTCTTAAATATTTTTATGCCTCAGAGCCAACAATAGTAAAAGAAACTATTAAGTGGACTAATATTTTAGGCACTGGCTACATTAGACTTCTTAAAATGATTGTAATACCACTCATAACTGTCTCAATAATATCTGCAATAGTAAAATTAACAAACAGTAAAGATGTTTGGAAAATGAGCTCAACTGTAATATTAGTACTTGTATTTACAGCGGGTATTGCCGCAATAATTGGGATTTACACATCTCTTCTATTCAACCTAACAGCAGAAGGACTTCAATCTAGTACAGATGAAATTGCACATGGCACAAAATTAAGTCAAAGTCTTGAACGTCTCAATCAAACTTCAATTGCACAAAAACTTTCAGAACTTATCCCTGAGAATATATTTGAAGACATGGCAGGAATGCGACCAAGCTCAACAATTGGAGTAGTAATATTTTCTGCCCTAATAGGCATTGCCGCTCTTAGGGTTGCTAGAAAAAAGCCAGAATCAATAGAATTTTTCAAACAAATAGTATCAACAGGGCAAGATTTAATTTCAGGAGTACTAATTTTAATCTTAAAGTTAACGCCCTATGCAATATTAACTATGATTACAAAAATCTTGGCAACAAGTGATGCTTCAAGCATCATAAAACTTGGAAAATTTGTACTTGCTTCTTACTTCGCTATTGGTATTACTATTTTAATGCACATGACATTAATTGCATTTAACAGACTAAATCCAATTATTTTCATCAAAAAAGCATTCCCAGTGCTAACATTTGCATTTATATCTCGCTCTAGCTCAGCAACAATACCTGTTAATGTAGAAATACAAACTGAACAGTTAGGGGTTAGTGAGGGTATTGCGAATCTTTCAAGCTCATTTGGCGCATCAATCGGTCAAAATGGTTGTGCAGCGCTCCATCCGGCTATGCTCGCTATAATGATCGCTCCCACTCAAGGAATAAATCCAATGGATCCTTCATTCATACTTCAACTTCTAGGGATAATAATAATAACCTCATTCGGCGTAGCTGGCGCTGGTGGTGGTGCAACTATGGCATCTTTAATGGTTCTCTCATCAATGAACTTACCCGTCGAACTCGTTGGACTTTTAATATCTATTGAACCTTTAATTGACATGGGAAGAACATCTGCTAATGTAAGTGATTCAATGGTAGCAGGCGTAATTACAGCCAAAAAACTTAATCAATTAGATATCAATATTTATAACAGTAAAAATGAAGTATAA
- a CDS encoding glucose-6-phosphate isomerase, whose product MLNYTNLNKLKSFEELKKTNPEILRKTLNEYRIKEYDIIIEGSHVHYNYATKQINEDHLRIFQNLSDEASLTEKYRELIDGNNINISENRKVLHHLTRGQLGIDVTENNENMREFFARELERIFDFAKQVQNGSIKNTNGKPFKNVVQIGIGGSSLGPKALYTSIKNYARQKNLHLMKAYFIANVDPDEAEEVLSEIDLQETLFIIVSKSGTTLETASNMQFLIQKLKESSIKEYQKQIIIITSKGSMLELEKGYLEYFFMHDSIGGRFSPTSAVGLALITLCFTEHVTKEILKGAHEVDKRALNKNVRENAPLLAALISIYEGNILGYSSNCIIAYSKAMENFYLHLQQLEMESNGKSVNRFGETIDYKTVRIIWGGIGTDVQHSFFQMLHQGTEKVPMDLIGFSESQLKKDIIVEGTSNNDKLKANLIAQIIAFSEGKEDANKNKNFNGERPSSLIYSKELTPYALGAILSHYENKVMFEGFLLNINSFDQEGVQLGKVISTQILNKSDLKSGIIKSYDILLQ is encoded by the coding sequence ATGCTCAATTATACAAATCTCAATAAACTTAAAAGTTTCGAAGAGTTAAAAAAAACTAATCCTGAAATACTAAGGAAGACTTTAAATGAATATAGAATAAAGGAATACGACATTATAATAGAAGGTAGTCATGTACACTATAATTATGCTACAAAACAAATTAATGAAGATCACCTAAGAATATTTCAAAATTTAAGCGATGAGGCAAGCTTAACTGAAAAATATAGAGAACTGATTGATGGAAATAATATTAACATCAGTGAAAATAGAAAAGTTCTACACCACTTGACAAGAGGTCAACTTGGAATAGACGTAACAGAGAATAATGAAAATATGCGAGAATTTTTTGCAAGAGAACTTGAACGAATTTTTGATTTCGCAAAACAAGTTCAAAACGGATCAATTAAGAACACAAACGGGAAACCATTCAAAAATGTGGTACAAATTGGAATTGGCGGTTCAAGTCTTGGTCCAAAAGCATTATATACTTCCATCAAAAATTATGCTAGGCAGAAAAACCTACATCTAATGAAAGCTTATTTTATTGCCAATGTTGATCCAGATGAAGCAGAAGAAGTTTTAAGTGAAATAGACCTTCAGGAAACTTTATTTATCATTGTATCAAAGAGTGGAACCACTCTTGAGACCGCCTCTAATATGCAATTTTTAATTCAAAAATTAAAAGAGAGCAGCATTAAAGAATATCAAAAACAAATTATAATAATTACCTCAAAGGGGAGTATGCTAGAACTTGAAAAGGGATATCTTGAATACTTTTTTATGCACGATTCAATCGGTGGACGATTCTCACCTACATCAGCTGTTGGGCTTGCACTCATTACTCTTTGCTTTACAGAGCATGTTACAAAAGAAATATTAAAAGGAGCTCATGAAGTTGATAAAAGAGCATTAAACAAAAATGTAAGAGAGAATGCTCCTCTTCTAGCAGCACTAATTAGTATATACGAAGGCAATATACTGGGATATTCTAGTAATTGCATTATTGCATATTCAAAAGCAATGGAAAACTTTTATCTTCACTTACAACAACTTGAAATGGAAAGTAATGGAAAAAGTGTAAACCGATTTGGCGAGACAATCGATTACAAAACAGTAAGAATAATTTGGGGCGGAATTGGAACAGATGTTCAACATTCATTCTTTCAAATGCTTCACCAAGGAACAGAGAAAGTACCAATGGATTTAATAGGATTTAGTGAATCTCAACTCAAGAAAGACATAATTGTAGAGGGAACATCAAACAATGATAAGTTAAAAGCAAATCTAATAGCCCAAATAATTGCATTCTCTGAAGGTAAAGAAGACGCAAATAAAAACAAAAACTTTAACGGTGAGAGACCTTCATCTTTAATATATTCAAAAGAACTTACACCTTATGCATTAGGTGCAATACTATCTCACTATGAAAACAAGGTAATGTTTGAAGGGTTTTTACTTAACATAAACTCATTCGACCAAGAAGGTGTTCAACTTGGGAAAGTAATCTCAACTCAAATATTAAATAAATCTGACTTAAAGAGTGGAATAATAAAATCTTATGATATATTGCTTCAATGA
- a CDS encoding ParB N-terminal domain-containing protein, protein MLIDLEQIKIKKRIRHHLGDTDSLKESIKKHGLIYPIIIDKNKNLVAGFRRYQVLKELGYKEVEVKVIPIENKKTLLEIELDENNVRKSFTRSEANSGEEQLKIHSEKNIIIRFLKFIIYKIKKFFKIRKYNKF, encoded by the coding sequence ATGTTAATAGATCTAGAGCAAATAAAAATAAAAAAAAGAATCAGACACCACTTAGGAGACACAGACTCTCTTAAAGAAAGTATAAAAAAACATGGCCTAATTTATCCCATAATAATAGACAAAAACAAAAATTTAGTAGCAGGATTTAGAAGATACCAAGTTTTGAAAGAACTTGGCTATAAAGAAGTTGAAGTCAAGGTAATTCCCATAGAAAATAAAAAAACTCTACTTGAAATTGAACTTGATGAGAATAATGTTAGAAAATCATTTACAAGAAGTGAAGCAAACTCAGGCGAAGAACAACTCAAAATTCACTCCGAAAAAAACATAATAATAAGGTTCCTTAAATTTATTATATATAAAATAAAAAAATTCTTTAAAATAAGAAAATACAATAAATTTTAA